In Tessaracoccus sp. MC1865, the DNA window GCCTCAATCTCTCCAGCGCTGCTGCGGTGTGCCTCTACGCCACCGCCTCCGCACAACGACGCTCTTCAGCAGGATGACGGCACCGCGCCGTCCGTCCACGCAACAGTGAACAAGGAGGGACCCATGTCGGGGCCAAACGACAACTTCGATCCCAAGCAGGTCGCCTCGCTCGGCCCGGCGGCCATCGACGGTTTCGTCGCTGACGCGCTGGCAGCCATCGGCGCCGCGGTCACGACGGCTGAACTCAAGCAGGCGCGGCACGACCACGCGGGCGACACCTCGCCGCTGGCGCTCGCCAACCGCGAGATCGGCGCCCTGCCCCCGCAGGCACGCAAGGAGGCCGGGCAGCGCATCGGCAAGGCCCGCGGCCAGGTCAACCAGGCCTTCGCGGCTCGCCAGGAAGAGGTCGCGGCCGCTGAGCTTGAGGCCTCGTTGATCGCCGAGCGCATCGACATGACCCTCCCGGTCACCACCGGCCCGCGCGGGGCGCTGCACCCCATCACCAACCAGATCGACGAGATGATCGACGTCTTCGCGGACATGGGCTGGGAGGTCGCCGACGGTCCGCAGCTCGAAGCGGAGTGGTACAACTTCGACGCCCTCAACGTGCCGGTGGACCACCCCGCGCGGGCCCTGCAGGACACCCTCTGGATCGACCCGCCGTCGGCAGGCAAGCTGCTGCGCACCCAGACCTCCCCGGTCCAGGCGCGCGCCCTCCTGACGCACGGTGTGCCGCTGTATGTCGTCGTCCCCGGCAAGGTGTTCCGCGCCGATGAGTACGACGCGACGCACCTCCCGGTCTTCCACCAGCTGGAGGGCCTCGTCGTGGACAAGGGCATTTCCATGTCGGACCTGCGCGGCACGCTCGACCACCTGGCCAAGGCCATGTTCGGTGGCGACACCGCCACCCGCATGCGCCCCCACTACTTCCCGTTCACTGAGCCCTCGGCCGAGGTAGACGTGCAGTGCTTCGTGTGCCACGGCGAGTCCGTCGGCAACCCCGACGCGCCCTGCCGCACCTGCCGTTCCGAAGGCTGGATCGAGTGGGGCGGTTGCGGCGTCGTGAACCCGCGGGTCCTGCGGGCCTGCGGCGTGGACCCGGAGGTCTACTCCGGCTTCGCGTTCGGTATGGGCATCGACCGCACGGTCATGTTCCGCACCGGCGCCCCCGACCTCCGCGATTTCGTGGAGGGCGACATCCGCTTCAGCCGATCCATCCTGGGAGGAGCCCGATGAAGGCCCCCGTCTCCTGGTTGCGCGACCTCGTCACGCTGCCCTCCGACGTCACCACCGCCAAGCTCGCCGAGCAGTTCACCGCGGTGGGGCTCACCGTCGAACGCATCGAGTCCACGGAGTCGCCGGTGACGGGCCCGCTGGTGGTCGGACGCGTGCTCAGCCACGTCGACGAACCGCAGAAGAATGGCAAGACCATCCGCTACTGCCGCGTGGACGTCGGCGGGCACAACGACCCTGCCACCGACGAGTTCCCGGCCTCCCGCGGCATCGTCTGCGGCGCGCACAACTTCGCCGAGGGCGACCTCGTCGTCGTGTCGCTGCCTGGCACCGTCCTCCCCGGCAACTTCGAGATCGCCGCCCGCAAGACCTACGGCCACGTCTCCGACGGCATGATCGTCTCGGAGCTCGAGTTGGGCCTCGGCGAGGATCACGACGGCATCATCGTGCTCGCCCCGGGCAGCGCGGAGCCCGGTACCCAGGCGCAGGACATCCTGTGGAGCGCCGACGAGGTGCTCGACATCGATGTGACGCCGGACCTGAGTTACTGCCTGTCGCTGCGTGGACTGGCCCGCGAGGCGGCCATCGCCAACGGCGTGACCTTCGAGGACACCTACCGCCAGCCCCTGCCCGAGCCCGTTGAGGGCGGCCATCCGCTGGTGCTGGAATCCGAGCGCTGCACCTCCTTCGTGGCGCTGACCATCGAAGGCATCGATCCCGCCGCGTCCTCTCCCGAGTGGATGGCTGAGCGGCTGCGCGCCTCGGGCGTGCGTTCGATCTCGCTGGCCGTCGACGTGACCAACTACGTGATGCTCGAATCCGGCCAGCCGCTGCACGCCTACGACGGCGACAAGCTGCAGGGCCCCATCCGGGTGCGGCTCGCGCACGAGGGTGAGCGCCTGACCACGCTGGACGGCCAGGACCGCGCGCTCACCACCGACGACCTGCTGATCACGGATGATTCCGGTCCCATCGGCATGGCCGGCGTCATGGGCGGCGAGAACACCGAGGTTTCGGAGGGCACCACGAGGATCGTCCTCGAAGCCGCGCACTTCGAGGCCACCTCGGTGTCGCGCACGTTCCGCCGTCACGGCCTGCCGTCCGAGGCCTCGAAACGCTTCGAGCGCGGCGTCGACCCGCAGCTGCCCTACGCCGCCGCCAAGCGAGCCGCGAAGCTGCTGACCACCCACGGTGGGGGACAGGTGACGGCCGAGACCGTCGTCGGTTCCGCCCCAGTGCCGCACACGGTGTCGCTGCGCAGCGGCCTGATCTCCGACGTGCTGGGTACCCGCATCGAGCAGGACGAGACGCTGCGCCTGCTCAACGCCGCGTCGATCGGGGTGACCGCGCTGGGGGACTCGCTGACCGTCACCGCCCCCAGCTGGCGCAACGACCTCGTGGACCCCTATGACGTGGTGGAGGAGGTCGGTCGTCACGTCGGCTTCGACCGGATCGGCATGACCCTGCCCGTCCCCCCCGTGACCCGCGGCCTCGACCCGGCCATCCGTGACCGGCGCGCTGCGATGCGCGCGGTGGCGGGCCTGGGTTTCACCGAGGTGTTGTCCCTGCCGTTCGTCTCGGTCGATGAGCTCGACCAGTTGGGTGTCGCTGAGGCGGACCCCCGTCGACGCCTCGTGAAGCTGGCCAACCCGCTGTCGGAGACGCACAGCTACCTGCGCACCTCGTTGCTGCCCGGCCTGTTCACGGCCGTCGCTCGCAACACGTCGCGCAGCCTGCCGGATCTGGCGCTGTTCGAGAAGGGCAGGGTCTTCTTCGACGGCGGGGAGCCCGACGCCCCCCGCCCCGGAGTCGCCACCCGCCCCACCGAGGATGAGTTGGCCGCGCTCGACGCAGCGCTGCCCGCGCAGCCCGAAACCATGGCCGCCGTCGTGACCGGCAACTGGAAGTCCGCAGGCTGGGACGGTCCCGCCGTCGTCGCCGACTGGACCCACGTCGTCGCGTTCGCCGAAGCGGCCGCCGCGGCGGTCGGCGTCGAACTGGAGCGCCGCAACGTGGAGATGGCGCCGTGGCATCCCGGCCGGTGTGCCGAGCTGTCGGTCAACGGCATCGTGCTGGGCCACGCGGGTGAACTGCACCCCCGGGTGGTCGCCGCTTTCCGCCTGCCGGAACGCAGCTGCGCCGTCGAGTTCAACGCCGACCTGCTGTTGGGCCACGCCGTCCGCGGCGGCGACATCGAACCCATGCGCTCCTTCCCCATGGCGAAGGAGGACGTGGCGCTGATCGTCGACGCCGACATCGCCTCCGTCGAGGTGGAGGCAGCTCTGGCTGAGGGTGCCGGTGAACTGCTCGAGTCGATCGCGCTGTTCGACGTCTACACGGGCGACCAGGTGGGCGAGGGGAAGAAGTCGCTGGCGTTCGCGCTGCGTTTCCGCGCCGATCGGACGCTGACCGACGCAGAGGCGGCGGCGGCCCGGCAGTCCGCGGTGAAGATGGCGGAGGAGCGCTTCGGCGCGGTCCAGCGCGCCTGAGTATCGGAAGATACGGGAACGATGCGGGCCCTGCAGCGATCACGCTGCAGGGCCCGCATGGCGTTGAAGAAGTGAGGGCCGGACCGCAGAACGCCTCTCGGCGCGTGGCCGCTCGAAGCGGCTTAAAGTGGAGCCCGGGGTTACCGCGGCCCGGCATCTACCGAGTGTAATGGCTCCGCGCTGAGGCTCAAGTCAGTTGCCCTGATCGCCACAGTTTCGCCTGCATCGTGAACTCCTCGGCCATCGTCGTGTAGCCGGCGGTGAGCCGCTCGTGGTCGTCGTGGCGCGGGCCCAGTTCCGCAGCTCCTGCCGCCATCACCCGGCTGAACGCGGAGGCGCGCTCGAGCGCCACGGCGAAGTCGCCGGTGAAGGCGCCGCGCAGGATCTGGTTGACCAGGACCACCACTTCCGCCGGGGTGGGGGCGTGCGGGGAGCCCGCGATGGCCTGGTTCACGCCGTCGACCTCCGCACCCCGGGCGAAGATGCGGCCCGCGTCCTCGGGGTTGGCGGCCACGGTGTGCCGGACGAGGTACAGCCGCCACAGCGCGCCGGGCAACGTCTCCGCGGGCGCGTCGGCCCACAGCTCGGCGACATCGTCGATCCCGTGCTCGTCGGCGTACCCGATCAGCCTGTCGACGATCCGCGGGTCCGGCGCTGTGCGTACCCGGTGGAGGAGAGCGGCGGCCGTGTCGTGGGCCAGCCCCCCGAGCTCTGCAGGGTCGCCGGCGCCGTGGAGCGCCTCGATGATGTCGCCGGGGCGTCGGACTGGCTTGTGGAACTCACGCATGCCTCCAGCGTAGGCGTGCCAGTAGGGTGGGCGCGTGCATATCTCCGCCGGGGCAGCCGGGCGGACAGGGAAGGGGCCTCGTGGCGCTGAGCAGGGCGGCCATCGTCGATGCCGGGTTGGCGATCCTCGACGAGTACGGCCTCGGAGACCTCAGCATGCGGCGCGTCGCGGATTCGTTGGGTGTCCAGGCGGGGGCCCTGTACTACCACGTGCCCAATAAGCAGTCGCTGCTGGCCGCGATCGCGGACCAGATCCTCGCCACGCTCACTTCGGTGGATGACCTGTCCGGTTGGGCCCACAGCCTCCGTGCTGCGCTGCTCACCCATCGCGATGCCGCCGAACTCGTGAGCTCCTCCCACGCCCTCGGCCTCGGCACCCTTGATCCGACGGCAGGTGGCCGCGACCTCCTCGCGCGTGCGGGGCACCCGGAACCTGAGGCGACGATGGCGGCTCTGCTCCACTTCGTGCTCGGGCACGTCGTCGAGGAGCAGACCCGCACCCAGATGTACGCCCTCGGAGTTCTGACGGAGTTCGACCCCGCCCTCGCGGAGCATCATTTCCGGGTCGGCGTTGACACCTTCGTGCGGGGAGTAACCCCGGTAGGGTAACTCCTATGAACCGACAGCGACGTGGTTCCCGGCCGGCGGTCTGGATCGCGGTAGTTGCGCTCGCGTGCGCCCTGATGGCCTGCACCGACACCGTGAAAGTCAGTCCGTCCACCTATTCGGGCGATCCTGATTCCCAGGCGCTCACCCTCCAGATCCAGGCCGCCGCAGGCGACACCGTTGCAGCCGCGGAGGTGACCGAGGAGACCGATGAGCAGGTCGTGATCGAGGTCCTCATCGACGAGAGCGCCCGCGACAGCGAGGACGCCGCCAGTCTCGAGGCGGTCGTGGAACTGGACAGGGTGCTGGGCACCCGGGAGGTCGTCGACACCGAGGGCCGGGCCATTCCCCAGGCCTGACGGCGCAACCCACGTGCCCCTGTTATTCCAATCCGCTAGTGTCAAACCATGAGCGCTTTCCCTGACGGCGACACCATCCGGGTGACCGGACACGCCGAGGCCCTCGCCGTGGTGCAGGACCCCGAGACGTTCTCCAGCAAGGTGTCGCGTTTCCTGCAGGTACCCAACGGGCTCGACGGTGAGGAGCACGCCGCCTTCAGGCGTGCGCTGGACCCCTACTTCAACGAGGAGCGGATGGCCGCCCTCGAAGGACCTGTCCGGGAGGTGGCCCGCCGAGCCGTCGCCGCCGTGCCTAAGGGTGAGCCCGTCGAAGTCATTCACGGCCTCGGCGTGCAGTTCGCCGTCGACGCGATGCTGGCCTGGCTCGGCTGGTCACCGGAACTCCGCCAGGAACTGATCGACTGGGTGGCGGAGAACGCCAATGCCTCCCGCTCGGGTGACCTCGAGCGCACCACAGAGGTGGCGCAGTGGTTTGACGACATCATCGGTCGCGTGGTGGACCCGCGGGCGGCGCATTTCAGCGAACCGGCCCAGGACGTCACCGACGAGCTCATCCGCCAGGAGGTGGACGGCCGGCAGCTGGCCCGGCCGGAGATCATCTCCATCCTGCGCAACTGGACGGGCGGCGACCTCGGGTCCCTGGCCCTCTGCGCCGGCGTCGTCCTGCACCAGCTTGCGCAGGACCCGGCCATCGAGGCGGAGGTCCGCTCCCGGCGCACCGACCCGTCGGCGCTCGCCGCGGCGATCGACGAGCTGCTCCGCATCGACGACCCGTTCGTCAGCAACCGACGCGTGGCCACGCGTGAGACCAAGGTGGGCGGTTGCCCCGTCGCCCACGGCCAGCGCCTCGTCGTGGACTGGACGGAGGCGAACCGGGACCCGGCGCGTTTCCAGGACCCCGACCGGTACGAGCCCGAGGCCAATGCCGGGGCGAACCTCGTCTACGGCGCCGGTCCGCACGTGTGCCCTGGGCGGCCGCTGGCCACTCTGGAGTTGCGCATCCTCCTCGAAGAGGTGCTCGACGCAACCAGGGATCTGTCGCTTCCCGCGGATCAGCCCGGCGTCCGCGCCGAACGCCCGCTGGGCGGCTGGTCGCAGAAGCCGGTCGTCTTCGCCTAGGAGCGCCTGGTGGTCCCTGCGAGGAGCAGGGCCAGCAGGCTCAGTCCGATCAGCCCGTAGACGACGTACAGCGCGGGCTGGGTGAAGTCCAGGAAGGATTGGGTGCCGCCCTCGACGATCCGGGTGCGCACCGCGGCGGCCAGGGAGTCGCCCTCGGGGAAGGCGACCCTCTCGACGGTGAGCCGACCGAACCACAGGCCCACCGCCGCCGCCGCTGCCGCCAGGAGAAGCGCCACCCAGCGGCCGCGCCGTGACCCGATGACCAGGCCGCTGACCGCCAGCGCCCCGGCCGCCGCGTAGAACCACGGCCAGTTGCGGGCGGCGCCCACGCCGTCGGCGATGGACTGGGTGATGGACTCCGACGGCTGACCCAGCGGGAGGCGGACCTCATCCAACTGGATCTGGTCGAGGTAGGGGTGCAGCGGCTCGGCCGAGACCTCCATCAGCTTCGCCTTCCCCAGTTGGGCGAAGGGGGAGAGGTCGAACCAGATGGTGGGAGCCTCCAGCGTCTCGTCCTCGCGCACGGCGTCGAGCGCCTTCACATAGGCCACACGGGAGCGGTTGATCGACTCGTTCCAGGCGCGCTGCACGCCGGGATCCGCGAGCGCCGTCACCACCGCGACGGTGATGACCTGGTTGATCTGTTCCCCGATGAGCGGCAGTTCGAGCATCTCCGCCGGCACGGCCTTCTTCGCCTCGGCCGTCAGCGTGGAGGAAAGCTCAGCGGTGATCTCGCTGTCCGAGACCAGAGGTCCGATGATGCGCTGCAGGGGCGCAGGGGTGCGCGCCAGCCGGTCCACCCAGTGGGCGCCCATGGCCCCGAACCCGACGGCCACGGCCACGAGCAGGACTGTGAGCGCGATGAACGAGCGCATGAAACTCATGTGGTAAGCGTAGACGCTGCGTCTGACGCCGGTCTGTGACCTTGGTCCCGGCGCGGTGGCATATCTATTCGATCTATGGAATAGTTTCCCCCATGACGTATTCAGTGGCGGTGGCCGGATGC includes these proteins:
- the pheS gene encoding phenylalanine--tRNA ligase subunit alpha — encoded protein: MSGPNDNFDPKQVASLGPAAIDGFVADALAAIGAAVTTAELKQARHDHAGDTSPLALANREIGALPPQARKEAGQRIGKARGQVNQAFAARQEEVAAAELEASLIAERIDMTLPVTTGPRGALHPITNQIDEMIDVFADMGWEVADGPQLEAEWYNFDALNVPVDHPARALQDTLWIDPPSAGKLLRTQTSPVQARALLTHGVPLYVVVPGKVFRADEYDATHLPVFHQLEGLVVDKGISMSDLRGTLDHLAKAMFGGDTATRMRPHYFPFTEPSAEVDVQCFVCHGESVGNPDAPCRTCRSEGWIEWGGCGVVNPRVLRACGVDPEVYSGFAFGMGIDRTVMFRTGAPDLRDFVEGDIRFSRSILGGAR
- the pheT gene encoding phenylalanine--tRNA ligase subunit beta, with amino-acid sequence MKAPVSWLRDLVTLPSDVTTAKLAEQFTAVGLTVERIESTESPVTGPLVVGRVLSHVDEPQKNGKTIRYCRVDVGGHNDPATDEFPASRGIVCGAHNFAEGDLVVVSLPGTVLPGNFEIAARKTYGHVSDGMIVSELELGLGEDHDGIIVLAPGSAEPGTQAQDILWSADEVLDIDVTPDLSYCLSLRGLAREAAIANGVTFEDTYRQPLPEPVEGGHPLVLESERCTSFVALTIEGIDPAASSPEWMAERLRASGVRSISLAVDVTNYVMLESGQPLHAYDGDKLQGPIRVRLAHEGERLTTLDGQDRALTTDDLLITDDSGPIGMAGVMGGENTEVSEGTTRIVLEAAHFEATSVSRTFRRHGLPSEASKRFERGVDPQLPYAAAKRAAKLLTTHGGGQVTAETVVGSAPVPHTVSLRSGLISDVLGTRIEQDETLRLLNAASIGVTALGDSLTVTAPSWRNDLVDPYDVVEEVGRHVGFDRIGMTLPVPPVTRGLDPAIRDRRAAMRAVAGLGFTEVLSLPFVSVDELDQLGVAEADPRRRLVKLANPLSETHSYLRTSLLPGLFTAVARNTSRSLPDLALFEKGRVFFDGGEPDAPRPGVATRPTEDELAALDAALPAQPETMAAVVTGNWKSAGWDGPAVVADWTHVVAFAEAAAAAVGVELERRNVEMAPWHPGRCAELSVNGIVLGHAGELHPRVVAAFRLPERSCAVEFNADLLLGHAVRGGDIEPMRSFPMAKEDVALIVDADIASVEVEAALAEGAGELLESIALFDVYTGDQVGEGKKSLAFALRFRADRTLTDAEAAAARQSAVKMAEERFGAVQRA
- a CDS encoding DNA-directed RNA polymerase subunit beta codes for the protein MREFHKPVRRPGDIIEALHGAGDPAELGGLAHDTAAALLHRVRTAPDPRIVDRLIGYADEHGIDDVAELWADAPAETLPGALWRLYLVRHTVAANPEDAGRIFARGAEVDGVNQAIAGSPHAPTPAEVVVLVNQILRGAFTGDFAVALERASAFSRVMAAGAAELGPRHDDHERLTAGYTTMAEEFTMQAKLWRSGQLT
- a CDS encoding TetR family transcriptional regulator, yielding MALSRAAIVDAGLAILDEYGLGDLSMRRVADSLGVQAGALYYHVPNKQSLLAAIADQILATLTSVDDLSGWAHSLRAALLTHRDAAELVSSSHALGLGTLDPTAGGRDLLARAGHPEPEATMAALLHFVLGHVVEEQTRTQMYALGVLTEFDPALAEHHFRVGVDTFVRGVTPVG
- a CDS encoding cytochrome P450 — protein: MSAFPDGDTIRVTGHAEALAVVQDPETFSSKVSRFLQVPNGLDGEEHAAFRRALDPYFNEERMAALEGPVREVARRAVAAVPKGEPVEVIHGLGVQFAVDAMLAWLGWSPELRQELIDWVAENANASRSGDLERTTEVAQWFDDIIGRVVDPRAAHFSEPAQDVTDELIRQEVDGRQLARPEIISILRNWTGGDLGSLALCAGVVLHQLAQDPAIEAEVRSRRTDPSALAAAIDELLRIDDPFVSNRRVATRETKVGGCPVAHGQRLVVDWTEANRDPARFQDPDRYEPEANAGANLVYGAGPHVCPGRPLATLELRILLEEVLDATRDLSLPADQPGVRAERPLGGWSQKPVVFA